The Glycine soja cultivar W05 chromosome 6, ASM419377v2, whole genome shotgun sequence genome has a window encoding:
- the LOC114416638 gene encoding protein COBRA-like translates to MEHTMLPAIGSVFPRGVFAALLLMLLFSFSTFTSIEAYDPLDPTGNITIKWDVISWTPDGYVAVVTMYNFQQYRHIQAPGWSLGWTWAKKEVIWNMMGAQTTEQGDCSKFKAGIPHCCKKDPTVVDLLPGTPYNQQIANCCKGGVLNSWGQDPSNAVSSFQISVGSAGTTNKTVKMPKNFTLKAPGPGYTCGPAKVVKPTVFITNDKRRTTQAMMTWNITCTYSQFLAQKAPSCCVSLSSFYNDTVVNCPTCTCGCRNKTEPGSCVDPNSPHLASVVSASGKTANTPLVQCTSHMCPIRVHWHVKLNYKEYWRVKITITNFNYRMNYSQWNLVVQHPNLDNITQLFSFNYKSLNPYEGLNDTSMLWGVKFYNDFLSSAGSLGNVQSEILLRKDKSTFTFDKGWAFPRRIYFNGDNCVMPPPDAYPWLPNASSKLVFSLLSTVIATLASLLILLNQS, encoded by the exons ATGGAACATACCATGTTACCTGCCATTGGATCTGTTTTCCCTCGTGGTGTCTTTGCCGCACTCTTGCTCATGTTACTGTTTTCTTTCTCCACATTCACTTCTATAG AAGCCTATGATCCACTTGATCCTACCGGAAATATAACAATCAAGTGGGATGTCATTAGCTGGACTCCAGATGGCTATGTT GCTGTTGTCACAATGTACAACTTTCAACAATATCGCCACATTCAGGCCCCCGGATGGTCATTAGGGTGGACATGGGCTAAAAAGGAAGTGATTTGGAACATGATGGGAGCCCAAACCACAGAGCAAGGGGACTGTTCAAAGTTCAAAGCAGGCATTCCACATTGTTGTAAGAAGGACCCTACAGTTGTGGATTTACTGCCAGGGACTCCTTACAACCAGCAGATTGCAAATTGTTGCAAAGGGGGTGTCCTAAATTCATGGGGTCAGGACCCCAGCAATGCAGTAAGTTCTTTCCAGATTAGTGTTGGTTCTGCCGGAACAACAAACAAAACCGTCAAAATGCCTAAAaattttaccctcaaagcaccggGACCTGGCTATACTTGTGGTCCTGCCAAAGTTGTGAAACCAACTGTATTTATTACCAATGACAAGAGGAGAACCACCCAAGCCATGA TGACCTGGAATATTACCTGCACTTATTCTCAATTCCTGGCTCAAAAGGCACCAAGTTGCTGTGTTTCCCTCTCATCCTTCTATAATGACACAGTAGTAAACTGCCCAACCTGCACCTGTGGTTGCCGAAACAAAACAGAACCTGGCAGCTGTGTAGA TCCAAATTCGCCACATTTAGCTTCAGTTGTATCAGCATCAGGCAAAACGGCAAACACGCCACTAGTCCAGTGTACCAGCCATATGTGTCCTATTCGAGTGCATTGGCATGTGAAGCTCAATTACAAAGAGTACTGGAGGGTCAAGATCACAATCACAAATTTCAATTACAGAATGAACTACTCTCAATGGAACCTTGTTGTGCAGCATCCTAATTTAGATAATATTACCCAGCTCTTCAGTTTTAATTACAAGTCACTAAATCCCTATGAGGGCTTGA ATGATACAAGTATGCTGTGGGGAGTCAAGTTCTacaatgattttctttcttcagCTGGATCTCTTGGTAATGTTCAGTCAGAAATCTTACTTAGAAAAGACAAATCAACCTTCACATTTGATAAGGGATGGGCCTTCCCTAGAAGAATTTATTTCAATGGGGATAACTGTGTTATGCCTCCTCCAGATGCCTACCCCTGGCTTCCAAATGCAAGTTCTAAACTAGTTTTCTCTTTACTCAGTACAGTCATAGCCACTTTAGCTTCTTTGTTAATCTTATTGAATCAATCATAG
- the LOC114416639 gene encoding COBRA-like protein 4 → MEFESGTQKQKGTFACLKMVALIALCLILISPAESFDPLDPTGNVTIRWDIMSWTSDGYLATVTLFNFQLYRNIMNPGWTLGWTWAKKEIIWAVMGAQATEQGDCAKFKLKIPHSCKRNPQVVDLLPGAPFNMQFTNCCRGGVLTSWGQNPSGAVSAFQIGVGLSGTSNKTVKLPKNFKLLGPGPGYSCGPAKIVPSTAILTDDRRRKMQALMSWNVTCTYSQFLASKNPSCCVSLSSFYSDKVTGCPPCACGCQNNNTCVTKDSKILQENATSPHRKSDITLTPKPLLQCTHHLCHVRVHWHLKDNYKDYWRVKIAIINFNYRLNFTDWSLVVQHPNLNNVTQVYSFEYMPLLPYESINDTGMFYGLKYYNDLLMEAGPKGNVQSEVLMKKDKNTFTLKQGWAFPRRVYFNGDECMLPPPDSYPMLPNSGHKLPTTITLMATYVVFTLFFHLVVTLF, encoded by the exons ATGGAATTTGAAAGTGGTACACAGAAGCAAAAGGGCACATTTGCATGCTTGAAGATGGTTGCCTTAATAGCTCTATGTCTCATTCTAATTTCTCCAGCAG AATCATTTGATCCGCTGGATCCAACCGGGAACGTGACAATAAGATGGGATATCATGTCCTGGACATCAGATGGTTATTTG GCCACTGTGACATTGTTTAACTTTCAACTGTACCGCAATATCATGAATCCTGGGTGGACACTAGGATGGACATGGGCAAAGAAGGAAATAATCTGGGCCGTGATGGGAGCTCAAGCCACAGAACAAGGAGACTGTGCAAAGTTCAAGTTGAAGATTCCTCATAGCTGCAAGAGGAACCCTCAAGTGGTTGACTTGCTACCAGGAGCTCCTTTCAACATGCAGTTCACCAACTGCTGCAGGGGTGGTGTGCTTACATCTTGGGGGCAGAACCCTTCTGGTGCAGTCTCAGCATTTCAGATAGGTGTTGGGCTCTCTGGCACCTCTAACAAGACTGTCAAATTGCCTAAGAACTTCAAATTGCTCGGACCAGGACCAGGATATTCATGTGGCCCTGCCAAGATTGTTCCATCCACTGCCATCCTCACAGATGATCGCAGGCGAAAAATGCAGGCATTGA TGTCCTGGAATGTGACATGCACTTACTCACAGTTTCTTGCCTCCAAGAATCCAAGCTGTTGTGTTTCTTTGTCATCTTTCTACAGTGACAAAGTCACAGGTTGCCCACCTTGTGCTTGTGGTTGCCAGAATAACAATACCTGTGTCAC GAAAGATTCAAAGATCCTGCAAGAGAATGCCACCTCACCTCACCGAAAATCAGACATCACACTCACACCAAAACCTTTGTTACAATGCACTCACCACCTGTGTCATGTCCGGGTGCACTGGCATTTGAAAGACAACTATAAGGACTATTGGCGCGTCAAGATTGCCATCATCAATTTCAACTATCGGTTGAATTTCACCGATTGGTCTCTTGTTGTGCAGCACCCTAATCTCAATAATGTCACCCAAGTCTATAGCTTTGAATACATGCCGCTTCTTCCCTATGAATCCATAA ATGACACAGGCATGTTCTATGGTTTAAAATATTACAATGATCTGTTGATGGAAGCCGGGCCTAAAGGGAATGTGCAGTCTGAGGTGCTCATGAAGAAGGACAAGAACACATTTACTCTCAAGCAGGGATGGGCATTTCCAAGGAGGGTCTACTTCAATGGTGATGAATGTATGCTTCCACCTCCTGATTCATATCCTATGTTGCCAAACTCTGGCCATAAACTACCAACAACTATTACATTGATGGCAACCTATGtggtttttacattattttttcatttggttGTAACACTTTTTTGA